A section of the Paracoccaceae bacterium genome encodes:
- a CDS encoding transposase, translating into MAAWNRIGPRTGAEFDNNGPEFIAEAMQDWLRRVGIKPIGIYPRSSWENGYNERFNGTLRREVLSAEWFTTTKQAQIVINHWLRQYNHTRPHQALNIRPPMPETLV; encoded by the coding sequence GTGGCCGCATGGAACCGGATCGGACCCCGAACTGGGGCAGAATTCGACAACAATGGCCCCGAGTTCATTGCCGAAGCGATGCAAGACTGGTTGAGAAGGGTCGGCATCAAGCCGATCGGTATTTACCCGCGATCGTCATGGGAAAACGGATACAACGAGAGGTTCAATGGAACCCTGCGCCGGGAGGTTCTCAGTGCGGAGTGGTTCACTACAACGAAGCAGGCCCAGATCGTCATCAATCACTGGCTCAGGCAGTACAATCACACGCGCCCTCACCAAGCGCTCAACATCCGACCTCCAATGCCAGAAACTCTTGTCTGA
- a CDS encoding nitrite/sulfite reductase produces MYHYNDFDKTAVADRVQTFRTQVARRLDGSITEDEFKPFRLMNGLYLQLHAYMLRVAIPYGTLNSTQMRALATISEKWDRGYGHFTTRQNIQFNWPKLADVPDMLQALADVEMHAIQTSGNTVRNVTADHFAGAAADEIADPRPYAELLRQWSTDHPEFQFLPRKFKIAVTGSPNDRAVTRAHDIGLRMVEQDGESGFEVIVGGGLGRTPVIGTVIKPFLPEAELLPYVEAILSVYNQHGRRDNKYKARIKILLRETGADALTAQIEARFAQLRAEWQGADRAILAQIKRHFAAPDYKSAPTDGFAAFYASDPVFRSWCDTNLTDHKQADHMIATVSLKPHGGVPGDATAAQMRALADAAEAYSFGELRISHEQNVILPHVHRNDLPALHAALALAGLATANIGLASDIIACPGMDYCALATARSIPVAQEIAERIEVLKIEHEVGPLKIKISGCINACGHHHVGHIGILGLDRAGVENYQITLGGDHTETAAIGTRSGPGFPGDQIVPAIERLIFAYLDLRASDDETFLQVLTRLGHAPFKAALYPEEKANAA; encoded by the coding sequence ATGTATCATTACAACGACTTCGACAAAACCGCCGTCGCCGACCGGGTCCAGACATTCCGCACCCAGGTCGCGCGCCGACTGGATGGTTCGATCACCGAGGATGAGTTCAAGCCGTTCCGCCTGATGAACGGTCTTTACTTGCAACTGCACGCCTACATGCTGCGGGTGGCGATCCCTTATGGCACGCTGAACAGCACCCAGATGCGCGCGCTAGCGACGATCTCGGAAAAATGGGATCGCGGCTATGGCCATTTCACCACCCGCCAGAACATTCAGTTCAACTGGCCCAAGCTGGCTGATGTGCCGGACATGCTGCAAGCCCTGGCAGACGTCGAAATGCACGCGATCCAGACCAGCGGCAACACCGTCAGGAACGTCACTGCGGATCATTTCGCCGGGGCCGCAGCAGATGAAATCGCCGACCCGCGCCCCTATGCCGAGTTGTTGCGCCAGTGGTCCACAGACCATCCGGAATTCCAGTTCCTGCCGCGCAAGTTCAAGATCGCCGTGACCGGGTCGCCCAACGACCGCGCCGTCACCCGCGCCCATGACATCGGCCTCAGGATGGTCGAGCAGGATGGCGAGTCTGGCTTCGAGGTTATCGTCGGCGGCGGCCTTGGCCGCACGCCGGTCATCGGCACGGTCATCAAACCCTTCCTGCCCGAAGCCGAATTGCTGCCCTATGTCGAGGCGATCCTGTCCGTCTACAACCAGCACGGACGGCGCGACAATAAATACAAGGCCCGCATCAAGATCCTGCTGCGCGAGACGGGGGCCGATGCCCTGACCGCCCAGATCGAGGCACGTTTTGCCCAGTTGCGCGCCGAATGGCAGGGCGCAGATCGGGCGATCCTAGCCCAGATCAAACGCCACTTCGCCGCGCCCGATTACAAATCCGCCCCGACGGATGGTTTTGCTGCCTTCTATGCCTCGGACCCGGTGTTCCGGTCGTGGTGCGACACCAACCTGACCGACCACAAACAGGCCGATCATATGATCGCCACCGTCAGTCTGAAACCCCACGGCGGCGTTCCCGGCGATGCCACTGCCGCGCAGATGCGTGCGCTGGCAGATGCGGCTGAAGCCTATTCTTTCGGTGAATTACGGATCAGCCACGAACAAAACGTCATCCTGCCCCATGTTCACAGAAACGACCTGCCCGCGCTCCATGCTGCCCTCGCGCTGGCCGGGCTGGCGACGGCGAACATCGGGTTGGCCAGCGACATCATCGCCTGCCCCGGCATGGATTACTGCGCGCTGGCCACCGCGCGCTCGATCCCTGTCGCACAGGAAATTGCCGAGCGGATCGAGGTGCTGAAGATCGAGCACGAGGTTGGCCCGCTGAAGATCAAGATCTCTGGCTGCATCAACGCCTGCGGGCATCATCATGTCGGGCATATCGGCATTCTGGGGTTGGATCGTGCGGGCGTCGAGAACTACCAGATCACGCTGGGCGGCGATCACACCGAAACCGCCGCGATTGGCACCCGATCTGGCCCCGGCTTTCCCGGCGACCAGATCGTGCCAGCCATCGAACGCCTGATCTTCGCCTACCTCGACCTGCGCGCCAGCGACGATGAAACCTTCCTGCAAGTGTTGACCCGTCTTGGCCACGCGCCCTTCAAAGCCGCGCTTTATCCAGAGGAGAAAGCCAATGCCGCTTGA
- a CDS encoding dihydrodipicolinate synthase family protein, protein MSLILQYDRTGTNIAHFGLSAALLTPFHADFSLNLPLFCSHAKTMLESGANGVTLFGTTGEGASIGFDERARTIAAMIDSGVSPDVMTIGLCASAVADTLAQVQQAVSFGITDFLLLPPFYFKDPGDAALFDWHKSVFDAAPPQARFILYHIPQVTQVPLSPKLVARLFEAFPDRIIALKDSAGQWDFTRTLLESRTIPVLVGDERLLHKAAALGGAGSICGMANIYPRRMQTLFETQAEDAALSADVDFIVAHPVIPALKTALMAQSGDPGWTTMRPPLRALSGADREAFQARFGT, encoded by the coding sequence ATTTCACTTATCCTTCAATATGATCGAACGGGGACCAACATCGCACATTTCGGACTCTCAGCCGCGCTTCTGACCCCGTTTCATGCAGATTTCAGCCTGAATCTGCCCCTGTTTTGCAGCCACGCGAAGACGATGCTGGAAAGCGGAGCCAATGGAGTGACGCTGTTCGGAACCACAGGCGAAGGCGCATCCATCGGATTTGACGAACGCGCCCGGACGATTGCAGCCATGATCGACAGCGGCGTGTCGCCCGATGTGATGACCATCGGCCTGTGTGCATCCGCTGTGGCCGACACACTCGCGCAGGTGCAGCAGGCGGTCAGCTTTGGGATCACGGATTTCCTGCTTCTGCCGCCGTTCTATTTCAAGGATCCGGGCGATGCGGCGCTGTTTGACTGGCACAAATCGGTGTTTGACGCAGCCCCACCGCAGGCCCGGTTCATCCTGTACCACATCCCCCAGGTCACGCAGGTGCCACTGTCGCCCAAGCTGGTCGCACGCCTGTTCGAGGCATTCCCCGACCGGATCATCGCCCTGAAAGACAGCGCCGGTCAGTGGGATTTCACGCGCACCCTGCTGGAAAGCCGCACGATCCCGGTTCTGGTCGGGGATGAGCGGTTGTTGCACAAAGCCGCCGCACTTGGCGGTGCCGGGTCAATCTGTGGCATGGCGAATATCTACCCCCGGCGGATGCAAACGCTGTTTGAAACGCAGGCTGAGGATGCGGCGCTCAGCGCCGACGTCGACTTCATCGTCGCCCACCCGGTCATCCCGGCGCTGAAAACGGCCCTGATGGCACAAAGCGGCGATCCCGGTTGGACAACCATGCGCCCGCCGCTGCGTGCGCTGAGCGGCGCGGATCGCGAAGCGTTTCAGGCGCGGTTTGGGACGTAG
- a CDS encoding DDE-type integrase/transposase/recombinase: MRYPASEKFEIIRTVEASHLPTRQTLKMLGIPSSTYYDWYARWSDGGLDGLADRSPKPASVWNRIPDTVRDDVVDFALEHEDLTPRELAVKYTDEKRYFVSESSVYRILSAEDLITAPAHVVIRAADEFRDKTVRPNELWQTDFTYLKVIGWGWFYLSTILDDYSRYIIAWKLCTTMKAQDVTDTLELALEASGCDNATVVHKPSSARSTSRSRACWSGFSGPPMPP; encoded by the coding sequence ATGAGGTATCCCGCATCCGAGAAGTTTGAAATCATCCGCACGGTGGAGGCATCCCATCTGCCTACGCGTCAAACCCTGAAGATGCTCGGCATTCCCAGCAGCACCTATTACGACTGGTACGCGCGTTGGAGCGATGGCGGCCTCGATGGCCTAGCCGATCGTTCTCCCAAACCTGCGTCGGTCTGGAACCGCATCCCGGACACGGTTCGCGACGATGTCGTCGACTTTGCCCTGGAGCACGAAGACCTGACACCGCGCGAGTTGGCGGTCAAATACACCGATGAGAAGCGCTACTTTGTGTCTGAGTCGTCTGTCTATCGCATCCTCAGCGCGGAGGATCTGATCACGGCACCAGCCCATGTGGTAATCCGGGCCGCGGATGAGTTCAGGGACAAGACAGTCCGACCGAACGAACTGTGGCAAACCGACTTCACCTATCTCAAGGTCATCGGCTGGGGCTGGTTCTATCTCAGCACCATCCTTGACGATTACAGCCGGTACATCATCGCCTGGAAGCTCTGCACGACGATGAAGGCCCAGGATGTCACCGACACGCTGGAGCTGGCGTTGGAAGCCTCAGGCTGCGACAACGCTACGGTCGTGCACAAGCCAAGCTCGGCACGCTCGACAAGCAGATCGAGGGCGTGCTGGAGCGGGTTCTCGGGGCCACCAATGCCACCGTGA
- a CDS encoding transposase yields the protein MKQKSGTSKDAADKLVRGIKRKTRKHYSAEEKIRVVLAGLRGEESIAALCRREGIAESLYYSWSKEFLEAGKNRLAGDTALQATSPEVKELRSESAALKEVVAELTLENRLLKKSMLGDGEADA from the coding sequence ATGAAACAGAAATCCGGAACATCGAAAGACGCCGCTGACAAGTTGGTCAGGGGTATCAAGCGGAAGACCCGCAAACACTATTCAGCAGAAGAGAAGATCAGGGTCGTGCTGGCCGGCCTGCGCGGCGAGGAGAGCATTGCCGCATTGTGCCGCCGCGAGGGCATCGCTGAGAGCCTATACTATTCGTGGTCGAAGGAGTTCCTGGAAGCGGGAAAGAACCGCTTGGCGGGCGACACGGCACTCCAAGCGACGTCTCCCGAAGTCAAAGAGCTACGGTCGGAATCTGCCGCCCTGAAGGAGGTAGTCGCCGAACTGACGCTGGAGAACCGCCTGCTCAAAAAAAGCATGCTCGGGGATGGGGAGGCCGACGCATGA
- the cobA gene encoding uroporphyrinogen-III C-methyltransferase, producing the protein MKHFPIFLNVAGQRIVLAGGSEAALAKLRLLLKTEAQIEVFAKSPDPQITQWAAEGRLVLTRRALVAGDVIGAALFYAASEDDGEDARTAAIARAEGALVNMVDNLADSQFITPAIVDRDPVTVAIGTEGAAPVLARAIKADLEERLPPSLGRLTQIGQAFRQAAMALPFGRARRDFWADYFFRTGPRALEQGEVAAADALPELLNAHLNTEARDGHVIFVGAGPGDPELLTLKARTALDRADVVIHDGLVAPEILELARREATLIAVGKTGFGKSTPQGDINAAMVENAAKGLEVVRLKSGDPAVFGRLDEEIEALTAAGIAFSIISGLTAASAAAATMGQSLTQRGRNSAARLITAHDTKGYAEQDWRALARPGEVAAIYMGKRAARFVQGRLLMHGADPATPVGIVENASRPDERVISTTLAALPGTLNAANLTGPAVIMLGLARRLETANQRTA; encoded by the coding sequence ATGAAGCATTTTCCGATCTTCCTGAACGTCGCGGGCCAGCGCATCGTGCTGGCCGGCGGTTCCGAGGCCGCGCTGGCCAAGCTGCGCCTGCTGCTGAAAACCGAAGCGCAGATCGAGGTTTTCGCCAAATCACCCGACCCGCAGATCACGCAGTGGGCCGCCGAAGGGCGTCTGGTGCTGACCAGGCGCGCACTGGTCGCTGGCGACGTCATCGGAGCCGCGCTGTTCTATGCCGCCAGTGAGGATGATGGCGAAGATGCCCGCACTGCCGCGATTGCCCGGGCCGAAGGCGCGCTGGTCAACATGGTGGACAACCTGGCGGACAGTCAGTTCATCACCCCCGCAATCGTGGATCGTGACCCGGTGACCGTCGCCATCGGGACCGAAGGTGCGGCCCCGGTTCTGGCCCGGGCGATCAAGGCCGATCTGGAAGAACGCCTGCCGCCCTCACTGGGCCGTCTGACGCAGATCGGGCAGGCGTTCCGCCAGGCCGCGATGGCGCTTCCGTTTGGTCGGGCGCGCCGCGATTTCTGGGCAGACTATTTTTTCCGCACCGGGCCAAGGGCGCTGGAACAGGGTGAGGTCGCCGCCGCGGACGCGCTGCCGGAGTTGTTGAACGCGCATCTGAACACCGAAGCCCGCGACGGCCACGTGATCTTTGTCGGCGCAGGCCCCGGTGACCCCGAACTGCTGACGCTGAAGGCCCGCACAGCGCTGGACCGCGCCGATGTGGTGATCCACGACGGGCTTGTCGCGCCCGAAATACTGGAGCTTGCCCGGCGTGAGGCGACCCTGATCGCCGTCGGCAAGACCGGATTTGGCAAATCCACCCCGCAGGGCGACATCAACGCCGCGATGGTGGAAAACGCCGCGAAAGGCTTGGAGGTCGTGCGCCTGAAGTCCGGTGACCCCGCCGTTTTCGGACGTCTGGATGAAGAAATCGAAGCGCTGACCGCCGCAGGCATCGCCTTCTCGATCATTTCCGGCCTTACCGCCGCCTCGGCCGCTGCCGCGACCATGGGTCAAAGCCTGACGCAACGGGGGCGTAACTCTGCCGCCCGACTGATCACCGCGCATGACACCAAGGGCTACGCCGAACAGGACTGGCGCGCGCTGGCCCGCCCCGGTGAGGTTGCCGCGATCTATATGGGCAAGCGCGCCGCACGGTTTGTGCAGGGGCGTTTGCTGATGCACGGCGCGGACCCGGCAACGCCCGTGGGGATTGTGGAAAACGCCTCTCGTCCCGACGAACGGGTCATCTCGACCACATTGGCCGCCCTGCCCGGCACCCTGAACGCCGCCAATCTGACCGGCCCCGCCGTCATCATGCTGGGCCTTGCCCGGCGCTTGGAAACCGCAAATCAGAGGACCGCCTGA
- a CDS encoding DUF3291 domain-containing protein, whose amino-acid sequence MNRVSRVAHRSPGFVWQLEVGQSARPDNDPDQVFGVDPCLAVTLSVWKTAADLRRFVEDTVHGTFTKRRAEWFVASNGPAYALWPVAAGRRPMLAEGKARLEDLAKNGSTARAFDFEWVERADVLLG is encoded by the coding sequence CTGAACCGGGTCAGCCGGGTGGCGCATCGCTCGCCGGGGTTCGTGTGGCAGCTTGAGGTCGGTCAATCGGCCCGCCCTGACAATGATCCCGATCAGGTGTTTGGGGTGGACCCATGTTTGGCTGTGACCCTGTCAGTCTGGAAAACGGCTGCGGACTTGCGGCGTTTTGTCGAGGATACCGTGCATGGCACATTCACAAAGCGCCGTGCAGAGTGGTTTGTGGCGTCAAACGGGCCGGCCTACGCGCTGTGGCCGGTAGCGGCTGGGCGTCGCCCGATGCTGGCCGAGGGCAAGGCGCGGCTAGAGGATCTGGCAAAGAACGGCTCAACCGCGCGCGCGTTTGATTTTGAATGGGTTGAGCGTGCCGACGTGTTGCTGGGTTAG
- a CDS encoding DUF2849 domain-containing protein, translating into MPRPYTAKVITANALIEGDPIWLTEDDRWTRDIAEAELIEDEAHGQLRLLFAESQPDAIVGAYLADAEPTPTGPAASHIRERIRATGPTVPYGV; encoded by the coding sequence ATGCCACGCCCCTACACCGCGAAAGTCATCACCGCCAATGCCCTGATCGAGGGCGACCCGATCTGGCTGACCGAGGATGACCGCTGGACCCGCGACATTGCCGAGGCCGAGTTGATCGAGGACGAAGCCCATGGTCAACTGCGCCTGCTGTTCGCCGAAAGTCAGCCTGACGCCATCGTCGGCGCCTATCTGGCCGACGCAGAACCCACCCCCACCGGACCCGCCGCAAGCCACATCCGTGAACGCATCCGCGCCACGGGTCCGACCGTGCCCTACGGCGTCTGA
- a CDS encoding sugar kinase encodes MLLAAGARSTYHIGMECCAHARPHAGITIMQRVICAGLIAADLVFDVDAFPVKGSKHRAGGARLITGGGALNAASAIAALGGVASLAGVVGDDMFGDFLRRAIHDRGIDDRYLTTVTGAGTSCSANLISPDEDRTIINHRDGSLTPDLADLPANFPFDAALVDTRWAEGAAHVVAAARKAGKPAVVDAEAPVALARTALEGASHVVFSEQGLADFAGACDGAALARATTQLSGWCAVTRGGAPVLSHDGQRLSQHPVFPAVALNTLGAGDVWHGAFALALARQMPEPDAVRFANAAASLKVRRPVDDETWPGAAEVAALIEG; translated from the coding sequence ATGCTATTGGCTGCGGGCGCGAGGTCAACGTATCATATTGGCATGGAATGCTGCGCCCATGCGCGGCCTCATGCGGGGATCACCATTATGCAAAGGGTCATTTGCGCCGGATTGATTGCCGCTGACCTTGTGTTTGATGTGGATGCGTTCCCTGTGAAAGGGTCGAAACACCGCGCGGGTGGGGCGCGGTTGATCACCGGTGGCGGGGCGCTGAATGCAGCCTCGGCAATTGCAGCACTTGGAGGGGTGGCCAGTCTGGCCGGGGTGGTCGGCGACGATATGTTCGGGGACTTCCTGCGCCGGGCGATCCATGATCGCGGGATTGACGACCGGTATCTGACCACCGTGACCGGGGCGGGCACGTCGTGTTCGGCCAATCTGATCTCGCCCGATGAGGATCGGACCATCATCAATCATCGTGATGGCAGTCTGACGCCAGATCTTGCGGATCTGCCAGCGAATTTCCCGTTCGATGCCGCATTGGTCGACACCCGCTGGGCGGAAGGGGCCGCGCATGTTGTCGCTGCGGCGCGCAAGGCGGGTAAGCCTGCCGTTGTGGACGCCGAGGCACCGGTGGCCCTTGCCCGCACAGCGTTAGAGGGTGCGAGCCATGTCGTCTTCTCTGAGCAGGGGTTGGCGGATTTTGCTGGGGCCTGCGACGGCGCGGCCCTGGCGCGCGCGACGACCCAACTGTCGGGTTGGTGCGCCGTCACCCGTGGTGGCGCGCCGGTCCTGAGCCATGACGGGCAGCGCTTGAGCCAGCATCCGGTGTTCCCGGCGGTTGCGCTGAATACGCTTGGGGCCGGTGATGTCTGGCACGGCGCATTCGCCCTGGCGCTGGCACGTCAGATGCCAGAACCTGACGCGGTGCGCTTTGCAAATGCCGCCGCATCGTTGAAAGTGCGGCGTCCGGTTGATGATGAGACTTGGCCCGGCGCAGCGGAAGTTGCGGCCCTGATTGAAGGATGA
- a CDS encoding ferredoxin--NADP reductase produces the protein MTDQTPVNDSAAQPVAAPVLPDAQTVTQVRHWTDRLFSFRVTRPQSLRFRSGEFVMIGLMGDNGRPLLRAYSIASPSWDDELEFYSIKVPDGPLTSRLQHIEVGDQIILRPKPVGTLVHDALLPGKTLWFFATGTGIAPFASLVREPETYENYERVILCHTCREVAELEYGKQLVEGLADDPLIGEFVGDKLTYYPTTTREQSPVMGRVTDRLRSGEIFADLGLPQISRETDRAMVCGSMALNTELKEILEGFGLREGANSDPAEYVVEKAFVGEGT, from the coding sequence ATGACGGACCAGACGCCCGTGAATGATTCCGCTGCCCAGCCTGTGGCCGCCCCCGTATTGCCCGACGCCCAGACCGTGACGCAGGTGCGTCACTGGACGGACCGGCTGTTCTCGTTCCGGGTGACGCGCCCGCAATCCTTGCGCTTCCGCTCGGGTGAGTTCGTGATGATCGGCCTTATGGGCGATAACGGCCGGCCGCTGCTCAGGGCCTATTCCATCGCCTCGCCCAGTTGGGATGATGAGTTGGAGTTCTACTCGATCAAGGTGCCCGATGGACCGCTGACCAGCCGGTTGCAGCATATCGAGGTGGGCGATCAAATTATCCTGCGCCCCAAGCCCGTCGGTACGCTGGTGCACGATGCCTTGCTGCCGGGCAAGACGCTGTGGTTCTTCGCCACCGGCACCGGAATCGCACCCTTCGCCAGCCTGGTGCGCGAACCCGAGACCTATGAGAATTATGAGCGCGTCATCCTGTGCCACACTTGCCGCGAGGTGGCCGAGCTGGAATACGGCAAGCAACTGGTCGAGGGTCTGGCCGATGACCCGCTGATCGGCGAATTTGTCGGTGACAAGCTGACGTATTATCCGACAACCACCCGCGAACAAAGCCCGGTCATGGGCCGCGTCACCGACAGGCTCCGCTCTGGCGAAATCTTCGCCGATCTGGGCCTGCCGCAAATCAGCCGCGAAACCGACCGCGCCATGGTATGCGGATCAATGGCGCTGAACACCGAGCTGAAAGAGATCCTAGAAGGGTTCGGCCTGCGCGAAGGCGCCAACAGCGACCCGGCGGAATACGTGGTCGAAAAGGCGTTTGTCGGCGAAGGCACCTGA
- a CDS encoding DUF934 domain-containing protein, with product MTHPATIVRDDGFHVDDFHGPVVPLDEAHPASIALDVPGDSDAAALKDNMDARFIRIWFSGFADGRGFTLARQLRRLGFQVRLRAAGPLIADQYPLARKSGFDEVEPTPQILSRQPEAQWIARAPAPAGPARDYQSRLAALSVSA from the coding sequence ATGACACACCCTGCCACCATCGTTCGTGACGATGGCTTCCACGTGGATGATTTCCACGGTCCTGTTGTCCCGCTGGACGAAGCGCATCCAGCCTCGATCGCGCTGGACGTCCCGGGCGACAGTGACGCTGCGGCGTTGAAGGACAATATGGATGCAAGGTTCATCCGCATCTGGTTTTCCGGTTTTGCGGACGGGCGCGGCTTTACGCTGGCGCGGCAATTGCGCCGCCTTGGTTTTCAAGTGCGCCTGCGCGCCGCCGGGCCGCTGATCGCCGATCAATACCCCCTGGCCCGCAAGTCTGGATTTGATGAAGTCGAACCGACGCCACAGATCCTGTCCCGCCAGCCTGAAGCCCAGTGGATCGCCCGCGCGCCCGCACCCGCAGGACCCGCCCGCGATTATCAATCACGCCTTGCTGCCCTTTCGGTCAGCGCCTGA
- a CDS encoding phosphoadenylyl-sulfate reductase: MPLEYTPLPIRERAADLTARWGADTAEDVLAYALDSAEIGTTALVSSFGAESIVLLHMVARIDRTTPVIFLNTGFLFRETRDYQRSVAAKLRLTDLRVIEPDREELFLNDPDAQLHRNNPDACCDLRKTRPLARALEPFEAWITGRKRIHGGRRVDLPVYEADGNRLKINPLTAWSPAEITTYMRRNGLPKHPLVDKGFKSIGCDPCTTRVRDHEDARAGRWRGKAKTECGIHFDADGAIRPGAA; this comes from the coding sequence ATGCCGCTTGAATACACGCCGCTTCCGATCAGGGAACGCGCCGCCGATCTGACCGCCCGCTGGGGCGCGGATACGGCGGAAGACGTGCTGGCCTATGCGCTCGATTCAGCCGAGATCGGTACCACCGCGCTGGTCAGCTCATTCGGGGCCGAATCCATCGTCCTGCTGCATATGGTGGCACGGATCGACCGCACCACGCCGGTGATCTTCCTCAACACCGGGTTCCTGTTCCGCGAAACCCGCGACTATCAGCGCAGCGTCGCCGCAAAGCTGCGCCTGACTGATTTGCGCGTGATCGAACCGGATCGGGAAGAGCTGTTTTTGAACGACCCGGACGCACAGCTTCATCGCAATAATCCTGATGCCTGCTGCGACCTGCGCAAAACCCGCCCGCTGGCCCGTGCGCTGGAACCGTTCGAAGCCTGGATCACCGGACGCAAACGTATCCACGGCGGCAGGCGCGTCGATCTGCCGGTTTACGAAGCTGACGGCAACCGCCTGAAGATCAACCCGCTAACGGCGTGGAGCCCTGCCGAAATCACCACCTACATGCGCCGCAACGGGCTGCCGAAACATCCGCTGGTCGACAAGGGTTTCAAATCCATCGGCTGCGACCCCTGCACCACGCGGGTGCGCGACCATGAAGACGCGCGCGCAGGCCGTTGGCGCGGCAAGGCGAAAACCGAATGCGGCATACATTTTGACGCTGACGGGGCGATCCGTCCCGGCGCGGCCTGA
- a CDS encoding AsnC family transcriptional regulator: MAVRIDETDRKILSELQRDAGQSLDEIARKVGSSKTPVWNRIRKLREGGVVGATTVLLDAEALGFDACFFVLVRTSEHEADWQAKFLKALRDRPEVMEAHRLAGDIDYILKVRVANARAYDEFYQALIAEVRIFNVTALLSMEELKFTTALPIVEKG; the protein is encoded by the coding sequence ATGGCTGTTCGGATTGATGAGACGGACAGGAAAATCCTGTCCGAGCTGCAGCGGGATGCCGGGCAGTCCCTGGACGAGATTGCTAGAAAAGTCGGGTCATCAAAGACGCCGGTGTGGAACCGGATTCGCAAGCTGCGCGAAGGCGGGGTTGTCGGCGCCACAACCGTTCTGCTGGATGCCGAGGCGTTGGGGTTTGATGCGTGTTTCTTCGTGCTTGTCCGCACCAGCGAGCATGAGGCTGACTGGCAGGCCAAATTCCTCAAGGCGCTGCGGGACCGACCCGAGGTGATGGAAGCGCACCGGCTGGCGGGCGATATCGACTATATCCTGAAGGTCCGGGTGGCGAACGCGCGCGCCTATGACGAATTCTATCAGGCGCTGATCGCCGAAGTGCGGATATTCAACGTCACTGCACTGCTGAGCATGGAGGAGTTGAAATTCACCACCGCCCTACCGATTGTGGAAAAGGGGTAG
- a CDS encoding dihydrodipicolinate synthase family protein — protein sequence MRGIVPSLNTAFLGDGSVDLTSMRRLVHHTVAAGCGGMLGLAVAGEHATLSMDEKLQIIDAVSDANAQRIAFIVSVTAPDMADSIALSQAARTAGADGICVQMPDGLDRAGMLGFLRELAPHGPDTLMVQDLDWVGGGLSVEDIVFLFENVAQFSWLKIETAQAGAKYSAVLKATGGALNVCGGWAVTQLMDAMARGVHAFIPTGLESIYVEIFDRYHSGDPEAARQLFERVLPILNFSNQHIGTSIRFFKQLRKAEGLFEHDVCRSKDARFDAVQEVEGRHALGLALDLLRRT from the coding sequence ATGAGGGGCATTGTCCCCAGCCTAAACACCGCGTTCCTGGGTGATGGCAGCGTCGATCTGACCTCAATGCGCCGATTGGTCCATCACACGGTTGCGGCAGGCTGTGGCGGCATGCTGGGTCTTGCGGTCGCGGGCGAGCATGCGACCCTGTCCATGGATGAGAAGTTGCAGATCATCGACGCTGTAAGCGACGCCAATGCGCAGCGCATCGCCTTCATCGTCAGTGTGACAGCGCCGGATATGGCGGACAGCATCGCGTTGTCGCAGGCAGCCCGCACCGCTGGCGCCGATGGGATCTGCGTTCAGATGCCCGACGGGCTTGACCGCGCCGGGATGCTGGGCTTCCTGCGCGAACTGGCCCCTCACGGGCCGGACACCCTTATGGTGCAGGATCTGGACTGGGTGGGGGGCGGTCTGTCGGTGGAAGACATCGTCTTTCTGTTCGAAAACGTCGCGCAGTTTTCCTGGCTGAAGATTGAAACGGCGCAGGCCGGTGCCAAATACTCGGCCGTGCTGAAGGCGACGGGCGGGGCGCTGAACGTCTGTGGCGGCTGGGCGGTGACCCAATTGATGGATGCAATGGCCCGGGGCGTGCATGCCTTCATCCCGACCGGGTTGGAAAGCATCTATGTCGAGATTTTCGACCGCTACCACAGCGGAGACCCCGAAGCGGCGCGCCAATTGTTCGAGCGTGTCTTGCCGATCCTCAACTTCTCGAACCAGCATATCGGCACTTCGATCCGGTTCTTCAAACAGCTGCGTAAGGCTGAAGGTCTGTTTGAACACGACGTCTGCCGGTCAAAGGATGCCCGGTTTGATGCGGTTCAGGAGGTCGAGGGGCGCCATGCCCTTGGATTGGCGCTGGACCTGCTGCGCCGGACCTGA